Within Paenibacillus albicereus, the genomic segment CCCTTTTTGAACTCCTTAATCAGCCAAGCGGCAGCAGGAGAGACTCACGCCTCGCCGGCCTTGACGCGGGCGAGGAAGCCCTCCGCGGCCTGCCAAGCCGCGCCGCGCACGGCCGAGCCGTCGCCGAGCTCGGCGAACCGGACCCGGGCCTGGCGGCGGTGGAACGGCAGCGCGCGCGCCTGCACCTCGCGCTGCACGGCCGGCTCCAGCCAGCGGGCCGCCATGCTCAGGCGGCTGCCGATGAGCACGGCCTCGGGGTTGAACACGTTGATGATCGTAGCGATGCCGATGCCGAGGTAGGAGCCGATCTCCCCCCAGATGCGCAGCGCTTGCGGATGTCCCTGCGCGGCGAGCTGAGTCAGCTCCTCGAGGCTGCCGCAGCCGATCGCGGCCGCGGCCTCGAGCGCCGCCTGCTCGGAGGCGAAGCGCTCCCAGCAGCCGCGGTTGCCGCAGCGGCAGGCGGGGCCGTCGAACTGGATGGACAGGTGCCCGAGCTCGCCGGAGAAGCCGGAAGCGCCGCGGTACAGCTCGCCGTCCAGCACGAGGCCGGTGCCGATGCCCATGCCCGCGCTCACGTAGACGAGATGGCGGATGCCGGCGGCGGCTCCGAAGATGCGCTCGCCCTGGGCGCCGAGGTTGGCTTCGTTGTCGGCATGCACCGGCACGCCGAACCGCTCCTCCAGCCGGCGGGCGACCTCCGTCGGCTCCCAGTCCATATGCGGCGCGAGCAAGAGCGAGCCGGCGCCGTCGACGATGCCCGGCAGCCCGATGCCGATGCCGACGACGCCGTAGGGCTGGGGCGGCGATTCGGGCAGCAGCTCCTCGATGAAGGCGATCAGCTGCTCCATGACGCTTCGGCCGCCGGCAGGCTCCACCTTGCGCCGCCGCTCGGCGAGCACCTCGCCGCGCAGGTCGGCGCGTACGCCCATCAAGTAGGTGGCGCCGACGTCGACGCCGATCGCGCAGCCGGCCGACGCGCGGAACTCCAGCATGACGGGCTTGCGTCCGCCGCTCGAGGCGCCTTGGCCCGTCTCCGTGAGCAGGCCGCGGTCGATCAGGTCCTGCACGAGCGACGATACGGTCGCTTTGTTGAGGCCGGTGCCGGCCGAGATCGCGGCGCGCGACAGCGGCTCGCCCTTCAGGACGGCGTCAAGCGCGATGCCGGTATTGATGCGGCGGATGAGGGCGGGATCGCCGGTCGTCGTTGATTTCATCATGTTCTCCTTCGGATGGAGCGGCTGCAGCCGCTTTTCGTTCTGCTGACTACGATACCATGTCCAAGCCAGCATAACACAAAAAAGTTTGTTTGTTTAGTAGACAAACTAAGTTGAAGAGTGGTACTCTACGGGTAGAACTTTATATAAAAGCGTTTTCATACCATCCACCACTTTCAGGGAGGCTATCATTCATGGCATACTTCAACGGCATCAACCGCATTCAGTTCGAAGGCCGCGACACCGACAATCCGCTGGCGTTCCGCCACTACGATCCGAAGCAGGTCGTGCTCGGCAAGACGATGGAGGAGCATCTGCGCTTCGCCGCCGCCTACTGGCATACGTTCACGGCCGACGGCTCCGACCCGTTCGGCAAGGGCACGGCGGTGCGTCCATGGGACCGCTTCAGCGGCATGGACCTGGCCAAGGCCCGCGTCGAGGCGAACTTCGAGTTCCTCGAGAAGCTCGACCTGCCGTTCTTCTGCTTCCATGACCGCGACATCGCGCCGGAAGGCGATACGCTGCAAGAGACGAACCGCAACCTCGACGAGATCGTCGCCCTGCTCAAGGACGGCATGAAATCGAGCGGCCGCCGCCTGCTGTGGAATACCGCCAACATGTTCTCCAACCCGCGCTTCACGCACGGCGCCGGCACCGCTCCGAGCGCGGACGTGTTCGCCTACGCCGCCGCCCAGGTCAAGAAGGGGCTTGAGGTCGGCAAGGAGCTCGGCGCCGAGAACTACGTGTTCTGGGGCGGCCGCGAAGGCTACGAGACGCTGCTCAACACGGACATGGGCTTCGAGCTCGACAACCTGGCGCGCCTGTACCGGATGGCTATCGACTACGCCGGCGAGATCGGCTTCGACGCGCAGTTCCTGATCGAGCCCAAGCCGAAGGAGCCGTCCAAGCACCAGTACGATTTCGATGCCGCTACGACGCTGGCATTCCTGCAAAAATACGGCATGCAGGACCGCTTCAAGCTGAACCTCGAAGCGAACCATGCCACGCTCGCCGGCCATACGTTCGAGCACGAGATTCGCGTCGCCGCCATCAACGGGGCGCTCGGCTCGCTGGACGCTAACCAGGGCGACCTGCTGCTAGGCTGGGATACCGACGAATTCCCGACCGACCTGTACGCGACGACGCTCACGATGTACGAGGTGCTCAAGGCCGGCGGCCTCGGACGGGGCGGCGTCAACTTCGACGCCAAGGTGCGCCGGGGCTCCTACGAGCTGGATGACCTGTTCATCGCCCACATCGCCGGCATGGACAGCTTCGCGTGGGGCCTGAAGGCGGCCGCCAAGCTGATCGAGGACCGCGTCATCGACGGCATCGTCGAGGAGCGCTACGCGACGTTCAAGCAAGGCATCGGCGCCGACATCGTCAGCGGCAAGGCGACGCTCGCCTCGCTGGAGCAGTACGCGCTGCAGAACAACCCGATGAACAACCGCTCGGGCCGCCTGGAGCAGATCAAGGCGAAGCTCAACGAAGTGATCTACCGTGTCTGAGTTCGTCATCGGCATCGACCTCGGCACGAGCGCGGTCAAGGTCCTGCTGGTCGGCAGGGACGGCCGCATCGCCGCCGAGGCTTCGCGCGAATACCCGCTCTCGAGCCCGCGTCCGGGCTGGAGCGAGCAGCGGCCGGAGGATTGGGTGGAGGCGACGCTGGCGGCTCTCGGCGAGCTGTCGGCCGCTCCCGGCCTGCCGCAGGGCTGGACGGTGGAGGGCATGAGCTTTTCCGGGCAGATGCACGGCCTCGTGCTGCTCGGCGACGACCTGAAGCCGCTGCGGCCGGCCATCCTCTGGAATGACACGCGCACGACGGCGCAGTGCCGCGAGATCGAGCGCATCCTAGGGACGAGGCTGCACGACATTACCCGCAATCCGGCGCTCGAGGGCTTCACGCTGCCCAAGCTGCTGTGGGTGCGCGAGCAGGAGCCGGAGACGTTCGCCCAGGCGCGCGTCTTCGTCCTGCCGAAGGATTACGTCCGGCTGCGCCTGACCGGCGAGCTGCATATGGATCTTTCCGACGCCGCCGGCACGCTGCTGCTCGACGTGCCGAACCGGCGCTGGAGCTCCGAGGTGCTTCAGGCGCTCGATCTCGGCGCCGAGCTGTGCCCGCCGCTCGTCGAGTCGACCGGGCAGACGGGCACGCTGCTGCCGGAGCTGGCCGAGCGCACCGGGCTCTCGGGCCAGCTGCGCGTGTACGCCGGCGGCGCGGACAATGCGTGCGGCGCGATCGGCGCCGGCATCCTCCAGGAGGGCGAGGCGCTCTGCAGCATCGGCACGTCAGGGGTGCTGCTCTCGTACGAAGGCGAGCAGGATCGAGACTACGGCGGCCGGGTCCATTTCTTCAACCACGGCGCTCCGGGCGCGTTCTACTCGATGGGCGTCACGCTTGGCGCCGGCTACTCGATGAGCTGGTTCAAGCGCGTCATGGGCGGTGCGGACTACAGCGAGCTGCTGGACGGCGCGGGCGACGTGCCGCCGGGCTCCGGCGGCCTGCTGTTCGCGCCGTATCTGGCGGGAGAGCGCACGCCGTATGCGGATGCCGACATCCGCGGCAGCTTCATCGGGCTCGACGGCAGCCATCGCCGCGAGCATCTGGCGCGGGCCGTCATGGAGGGCATCACGTTCTCGCTGAACGATACGCTGACGATCTACCGCGAGGCGGGACGCGACATCCGCTCCATCGTCTCGATCGGCGGCGGCGCGAAAAATCCCGACTGGCTGCAGATCCAGGCCGACCTGTTCGGCCTGCCGGTGACGGCGCTCGAGAACGAGCAGGGACCGGGCCTCGGCGCGGCGATGCTGGCCGCGGCCGGCAGCGGCTGGTTCCCGGATCTGGCGTCCTGCGCGGCAGCCTTCGTGCGGCGAGGCCGCACGTACGAGCCGCGTCCGGAGGCGGCGGCCTCGTACCGCGAGCTGTATCCGCTGTACCGCCAAGTGTACGAGGCGACGCGCTCGCTCAGCGCCGGCCTCGGCCGGTTCCGCGCGGGGCTCGCCCAGGGCTGACCGAGGCATCGGGTCCTGGCGCCGGCGTGATGCGAAGCGGCGCGAGGCGAAGCGGTGCGTAGCGAGACGGCGCGAGGCGATGCGGTGCGTAGCGAGGCGGCGCGTGGCGAGACGGCGCGTAGCGATGTGGCGTGGGGCGAGGCAGCGCGTGACGATGCGGCGCGTGGCGAGACGGTGCGTAGCGAGACGGCGCATGGCGAGGCGGCGTGGGGCGAGACGGCGCGTAGCGAGGCGGCGTGGGGCGAGACGGCGCGTAGCGAGGCGGCGCGTGGCGAGACGGCGCATGGCGAGGCGGCGCGTGGCGAGACGGCGCGTAGCGAGGCGGCGCGTGGCGAGACGGCGACTAGCGAGGCGGCGCGAGGCGAGAAAGCGCCGCATGCCGCAGCGAGGCCACGACGAGTTACGCGGGCTCGGCCGCCAGCCTGCCTGCGCGGGCAGAGGCGGGAAGCTCTGCGGAGACACCCTTTCGGCACGCAACTCGGCGGGGCTGTCTTGAAAAAAAAGCGGGAAGAAGACGGATGGTTCCGTCAGCTTCCCGCTTTTTTGATGGGGCAAAGGATCGACTGGCTGCGGACGGTTCTGCTCGTCCTGTGCGGGCGGCGTCCGGCAGCGGCCTGTGCGGCCATCCGTCGTCCTGAAAGAAGCCGATCCGGCGTGGCAGTCAGAGACTTGAACGGGCTAACGAAACAGAGAAACGCTATTCCGCTCGAAATCGCCTTTTCTGACGCCTAACGAAACAGAGAAGCGCTATTCGGTCAAATGTGCACCAAAATGGCCCCCATGCCCGTCGATAGCGTTCGTGAGTTTCGTTACGATTCCAAAACGCTCTTTTTTGAGTCAATAGCGTCGTAGAGTTTCGTTAGAGTCCGAGCCACCCGCCGCGCCGGAGCACTTTCGCGAGCCGCAGCCTGATGCTCGTCCAATCGCCGCGTCTGCTAAGCGACAAGTGCCGCTGCTGGCTGTCCAATGGCCTCGTCCGCAAAGCGACAAGTGCCGCTGCTAGCTGTCCAAGCGCCGCGTCCGCCAAAAGACAAGTGCCGCTCGCTGGCTGCCCAACTGTGCTGCCAAGCGCCCCGACCCCCGTGTCCGCCAAGCGTCCCGCCCGTTCAGTCCCCCGTGTCCACCAAGCGCTCGTCCGTTCAGTCCCCCCGTGTCCACCAAGCGCTCGTCCGTTCAGTCCCCCCGTGTCCGCCAAGCGTCCTGCCCGTTCAGACCCCCGTGTCCACCAAGCGCTCGTCCGCCCCGTCGCGGCCGCCGCTCATAAACCGCCGCGCCGCTGGTTATCGTATGGAAGAGCCGGCAAAGACCGGTTCGATCCGTTTCGAGCAGAGGAGACTGAAGCCATGACCGACCGCCGCTTGCTGTTCCGATTCCACGACGCGGAGTCCGCCTCTGTCGCGGCCGCTACGCTGCTGGAGCTCGGCTATGACGCCGCCGCCCAAGGCGCGCAGGAAGTAGGATTGTCGCTGCGCGGCAGCGACCTGACGTCGGCGCTGGAGATCGCGTTCGCCCACGGGGGCGAGCTGGACGTTCCGGAAGAGGACGTGATTCCGATTCCGGCCCATATCGTCAACGAAGACTTCGTCGCATGGGAAGACGGCTTCGGCCAGACAACCGGTTCCGAAGCGTCCGGCCTGCGCAACCGCGACGAAGCGACCGAGGGCGAGCCGGCATTCCCGGAGCAGGCCGCTACGCTCAGCTACTTCTCGGGCGACGTGCACGGCTGATCCGAAGGGCATGATCGCAAGCCGAAACGGGTCGAGGGCGCGCATGGCAGCCTCGGCCCGTTCCTGGTTCCGCCCCGCGGCCTCGGCCCGTTCCTAGTACCGCCTCGCGGCTTCGAGTGGAATCCTACCGGCTCCCGAGCGACCCGGCGCGCTCCTCCAGCGCTTGGAGGGCGGCGCTCCTGCCGGCGTGGCGGCCGGTGGTGAACGCGGCCGTAATGTTGTAGCCGCCGGTGAAGCCGTGCAGGTCGAGCACCTCCCCGCAGAAATAAAGGCCGTGCACGAGCTTGGAGCCCATCGTCTTCGGATGGATCTCCTTCAAGTGGATGCCGCCGCCCGTGACGAACGCTTCCTCGATGGACAGCGTGCCGTTCACCCGGACGGGCAGCGCCTTGAGCAGCTTCGCGTAGTCCTGCAGCAGCGAGCGGTTCAGATTGTCGTACGTGACGGTCGGATCGAGTCCGGAGCGCTCCAGCGTAAACTCCGCCACCCGCTCCTGCATGAGCGGAGACAGCACGTTTTTGAACGCCTTGCGCGGCTCGGCCGCAGCAAGCGACAGCAGCTCCGCGCACAGCTCGTCGGCGGAGCGGTCGGGGTATAGATCGGCGGTGATCCGGACTTCCGGAGCACCGCTTTTTCTGCGCTCCTTGACGACGAACTGGCTGCATCTCAGCGCGGCCGGACCGGACAGGCCGAAGTGGGTGAAGATCATGTCGCCTTCCTGCTCCGTGAGCCGCTTGTCCTTGGCGCTCCATACCGTGAGGACGACGCCCCGCAGCGACAAGCCCTGCAGCCTGCGGTCGCGGATGAACGGCTCGGCTGACGTCAGCGGAACCTCGGTCGGATACAGCTCCGTCACCGAATGGCCCGCCGCTTCCGCCCAAGGATAAGCGTCGCCGGTCGAGCCGGTGTGGGGCACCGACTTGCCGCCGGTCGCCACGACGACCGCCGCCGCGAGCAGCTCCTGGCCGTCGCTCAGCCGGACGCCGCGGACGCGGCCGTCCGCCAGAAGCAGCCCGGCCGCCTTTTCGTTCGTCCGGACCTCGACTCCGCTCGACTTCACGGAGGCGATGAGCGCGTCGACGACCGTCTTGGCCTTGTCCGAGACGGGGAACATCCGCCCCCGGTCCTCCTCCTTGAGCCGGATGCCGAGCGCCTCGAAAAAGCCGATGATCTCCCGGCTGCCGAATTCCGAAAGGGCGCTGTGCAGAAACTTGCCGTTGCCCGGAATATAGCGGATCAGCTCCTGCGGCTCCTTGTTGTTGGTGACGTTGCAGCGTCCGCCGCCGGATATGGCCAGCTTGCGTCCGAGCTTGCTGCCCTTGTCGAGCAGGAGCACGCGAGCTCCTTCGCGGCCCGCCGCCGCGGCGGCCATGAGGCCGGACGGTCCCCCTCCGATGATGATGACGTCGAATCTATGCTGGCTTGCCATTCGCGACGCTTCTCTCCTTTTGCAGATATAGGCTACAATCAGTGTACCAAATGCGGAGCAAAAGCGAAAAGGAGCGGATGGCGATGCGGGAGCTGGCGCTGACGGCGAAGGACGGCACGCGGCTGCAGGGATGGACCCTGGAGCCGAGGAACGAAGGGGACGGCCGGCAGCCGGGCGGTCCGGCGGAAGACCGGGGCCGCGAGGGAGAAGCCTCGCAGCCTGGCGGTCCGGCGGAGGACCGAGGCCGCGAGAAAGAAGCCTCGCAGCCGGGCGGTCCGGCGAAAGACCGAGGCCGCGAGGAAGAAGCCTCGCAGCCGGGCGGTCCGGCGAAAGAGCGGGGCCGCCAGGGAGAAGCCTCGCAGCCGGACGGCATGGCGCGGCGCCAAGGCCCGCAGGGAGAAGCGCCGCAGAAGTCCGCCCAAGCGGAGGGGCAATTCCGCCACCAAGAGCCCTCCCGGCCGGACGGCCATGAACGAGCTCGAAGCCGCCCGGAGGCGGCATCGCCGCTGCGCGCCAAGCCGCGGGCGGCGGTCTGCCTCGTGCACGGCATGGGCGAGCATAGCGGCCGCTATGCGGAGCTCGCGCAGGCGCTGGCGGCGGAAGGCATCGCCGTGCTCGCCTACGACCAGCGAGGCCACGGCCGCTCGCCGGGCCCGCGCGGCCACGCGGACAGCATGGAGACCTTGACGGCCGACGCGGAGCGGGCCGTCCGCGAGGCCGTCCGCCTATGGCCGGAATCGCCGATTATCCTCTATGGGCACAGCATGGGCGGCGCGGTTGCGCTGGCGGCCGCTCTCGGCCGCGAGCTGCCGATCGCCGGCCTCATCCTGACGAGCCCGTGGCTGCGCCTCGCCTCGCCGCCGTCCAGCCTCGCCCGGGCGGCGGCGGCCTGGATCGGCCGCATCCGGCCGGCCTTCGCGCTGCCGAGCGGCATCAAGCAGCGGGACCTGTTCCGTCCGGGCGCCCATGCCGTCGCCGGCGGCGCGCTCGATCCGCTTTGCCACACCCGGATCACCGTCTCGACCTATCTGGCGGTGACGTCGTCCGCCGCCCAGTCGCTCGCGTCCGCCGGCTCCCTGGCCGTGCCGACGCTGCTGCTGCACGGCACGGAGGACCGCGTGACGTCGCTGCAGGCGAGCGAGGAGCTGGCGGCGGCGCTCGGCCCGCTCTGCTCGTTCCGGCGCTGGGAGCGGGGCTTCCACGAGCTGCATCACGACGAACGCAGAGAGGAGGTCATCGAGACGGTCCGGATGTGGATTTATGCAAACTCTTGATTGTCAAAAATCTCCTGCTGTGCTTTAATCGGAGGTATCCAAGACGGCTCGCAAAGGGGGGAACCTTCTGCGTCAATGGGGGAAAAATTAATTCTGCAGGCGTTCATCTCCTTGTTGCCCGTATTCCTCTATCAGCTGTGGATGTACCGCCTGAACCAGGGCCGCAGCTCGATTCCGTTTTTCTGCGCCGCCTACGGGGTTTCGCTGGCGGCGTGCTTCCTGCTTACCGAGACGACCCGGTTCGGCTTCGACCTGAACCTGCGGTACATCCCCTTCCTCATGGGATCTCTGTACGGAGGCGTGCCCGGTCTGGCCACGATGTCCGCGATCTACGCGGTCCTGCGCCTGCCTCAGCTCGACGACGGCTGGGAGACGTTCGGCTTCGTCATGTTCCTGGCGGCCGCGATCCCGGTGCTGCTGCTGACGATCCGGCCGTTCCAGCTTGCGCGGCTCAAGGAGAAGTTCAAGATCCTGTTCGTGCTGCTGACGCTCGGCGGAGCCTACCACGCGCTGCTCTACGTCCTCTACCTCAGAGAGTTCGAGCCGGAGCGCCTCGTCACCGCCACCGGCACGATCGCCCTTATCACGATCATCAGCTACGCCGCAGCCGCGCTTACCCTGTACACGATCCAGCAGGTCAACCAGCACCATCAGCTGCAGCATCAGCTGAGGCGGATGTCGTCCAACTATATGAACGAAGTCCACAAGCTCCAGCAGTTCATCGACCAGATGGCGATGGGCACGATGGGGACCGTCCTCGTGGACGCGGACGGCCGGATCTCGCATCTGAACGATGCCGCGATCCGGCTCAGCGGCCATTCGCTCAAGGGCCGCAGCAAGCTGGAGTTCTCCGGCATGCCGTACGAGCGGTTCTTCCGCAGCCAGGAGCAGCTCAAGCGGCAGTTCGACCAGGCGATCCGCGGCAGCATGTCTCCGCCTGCGATCCTCGCCGAAGGGGAGCGCTCCTACTTGACGACGGCGTTTCCGATCCGCAACCTGCAGGCCGGCATCGTGACGGGCGCCGCGATGGTCGTGCAGGACGTGACCGAGCTGAGCCAGCTGAAGGACGAGCTCGGACGGATGGAAAGGCTGAGCCTCGTCGGCCAGATGGCCGCGAGCATCACGCATGAGATCCGCAATCCGATGGCCGTCATCCGCGGCTTCGTGCAGCTGATGCGCGAACGGAGTCCGGACAGCCAGCAGGAGTATTTCCGCATCGTCATCGACGAGCTCGATCGCGCCAACGCCATCATCAACGACTTTCTCTCGCTTGCCCAGAACCGCGTCATCGCCAAGGAGCAAGGCTCGCTCCACGATATCGTGCACGAGCTGCTGCCGCTTCTATGGGCCGACGCCAACCTGCGCGGGCAGTCGATCGAGCTGAGCCTCGCCGACCAGATCCCGCCGCTCGAGCTGAGCAGCAAGGAGATCAAGCAGCTCATCCTCAACCTGGCTCGCAACGGCATGGAGGCGATGGGGGACAAAGGGGTGCTCCGGATCGCGACCCGCATGATCGGCTCGGCCGTGGAGCTGTCGGTGGAGGACGACGGAGACGGTATTCCTTCGGACAAGCTTGTCCGCCTGTTCGAGCCGTTCTATACGACCAAGGCTCGCGGCACCGGCCTCGGCCTGCCGCTCTGCCTCAGCATCGCGGAGCGCCACAACGGCCGCATCGACGTCGATTCGGAGCCGGGCCGCGGCACCGTGTTCAAGGTGGTCTTCGAGCGCCCGGAGCAGGAGGAGCTCCGCCTGCGAGAGCCGGATGCCGGCTAGGGGCCGCTTCCGGGCATAGTTCGCCGCCAGGGACGGCATACTAGCCCCATGGCGGCGCCAGCATGCGGCCGCGTCCATCCTTTACCGACAGGAGCTGAACGCATACGATGGCCAATCCGGGCAACGACGACTCCAAGGAGCAGAAGAAGCAGCAGCAAGAGGAGCGCAAGGGCACGGCCGCAGGCTCGCCGGGCTTCGACAAGAAGCTGGACGGTCCGAACCGTCCGTCGATCTGAAGTGGCGGGCGATCCGCGGCTGGATCCGTTCGAGATCGAGTTTCTTCCCCGCTTCCGCAGCGGCAGGGGACCGCGCGCGCCGTTCGTGAACCGGCATGGCGTCACGATCGGCGACCACGAGTACGCCTCGCCGGACTCGCCGCTGGAGCAGTGGTCGGAGGAGACGGATCCGGCCGTCATGGCCGGCGACGAATGGGTGCACCCGTACAAGGACATCGGGTTCCTGACCGCGCAGAACCGCGCCCTGTTCGAGCAGGGCGACGAGCCGGACCCCGGTCCGCTCCGCCATCCCGAGCATTCGGCCGAGAGCGGCGTGGAGCCGCCGCAGGAGCCTTGAGCGCGCCGAGCCGCCCCTTCCCGAGCGGGGAAGGGGCGGCTTTTTTCGCGGCTGCCCCGGCCGGGGGCCGCAGGCCGGAGCGGACGGCGTTTCCCTCGCGGCGGCAATCAGGTATAATAGCGGGGATAATGCCAATCCAATCCCCGAAAGGTGTGGGTTTAAATGTCGATGTCTTTTGAGAGATACATGTTCGATATGGTGCAGCCGATGAGGGACGAGCTGACTCGTCTGGGCATCCAGGAGCTGCGGACGCCGGAGGAAGTCGAGGAGAAGCTGCCGACGGCCAAGGGAACGGCGCTTGTCGTCGTCAATTCCGTCTGCGGCTGCGCCGCGGGGCAATGCCGTCCGGGCGTCGCGGATGCGCTCGCCCACGACATCACGCCGGATCACCTGTACACGGTGTTCGCCGGCCAGGACAAGGAAGCGACGGCCAAAGCCCGCGAATACTTCGCGCCGTACCCGCCTTCTTCTCCGTCCATCGCCCTCATGAAGGACGGCGAGCTCGTGCACTTCATCGAGCGCCATCAGATTGAAAACCGTTCCGCCGCAGACATTTCGGCCGAGCTGACGGGCGCGTTCGACCGTTACTGCCGCTAACCGTCCCGCCCGATTTTCCGAAGGAGGAATAGAGCCATGAGCTTGCAGCAGGACATCATCGCCGCGCTCGGCG encodes:
- a CDS encoding ROK family transcriptional regulator; the protein is MMKSTTTGDPALIRRINTGIALDAVLKGEPLSRAAISAGTGLNKATVSSLVQDLIDRGLLTETGQGASSGGRKPVMLEFRASAGCAIGVDVGATYLMGVRADLRGEVLAERRRKVEPAGGRSVMEQLIAFIEELLPESPPQPYGVVGIGIGLPGIVDGAGSLLLAPHMDWEPTEVARRLEERFGVPVHADNEANLGAQGERIFGAAAGIRHLVYVSAGMGIGTGLVLDGELYRGASGFSGELGHLSIQFDGPACRCGNRGCWERFASEQAALEAAAAIGCGSLEELTQLAAQGHPQALRIWGEIGSYLGIGIATIINVFNPEAVLIGSRLSMAARWLEPAVQREVQARALPFHRRQARVRFAELGDGSAVRGAAWQAAEGFLARVKAGEA
- the xylA gene encoding xylose isomerase, yielding MAYFNGINRIQFEGRDTDNPLAFRHYDPKQVVLGKTMEEHLRFAAAYWHTFTADGSDPFGKGTAVRPWDRFSGMDLAKARVEANFEFLEKLDLPFFCFHDRDIAPEGDTLQETNRNLDEIVALLKDGMKSSGRRLLWNTANMFSNPRFTHGAGTAPSADVFAYAAAQVKKGLEVGKELGAENYVFWGGREGYETLLNTDMGFELDNLARLYRMAIDYAGEIGFDAQFLIEPKPKEPSKHQYDFDAATTLAFLQKYGMQDRFKLNLEANHATLAGHTFEHEIRVAAINGALGSLDANQGDLLLGWDTDEFPTDLYATTLTMYEVLKAGGLGRGGVNFDAKVRRGSYELDDLFIAHIAGMDSFAWGLKAAAKLIEDRVIDGIVEERYATFKQGIGADIVSGKATLASLEQYALQNNPMNNRSGRLEQIKAKLNEVIYRV
- the xylB gene encoding xylulokinase; its protein translation is MSEFVIGIDLGTSAVKVLLVGRDGRIAAEASREYPLSSPRPGWSEQRPEDWVEATLAALGELSAAPGLPQGWTVEGMSFSGQMHGLVLLGDDLKPLRPAILWNDTRTTAQCREIERILGTRLHDITRNPALEGFTLPKLLWVREQEPETFAQARVFVLPKDYVRLRLTGELHMDLSDAAGTLLLDVPNRRWSSEVLQALDLGAELCPPLVESTGQTGTLLPELAERTGLSGQLRVYAGGADNACGAIGAGILQEGEALCSIGTSGVLLSYEGEQDRDYGGRVHFFNHGAPGAFYSMGVTLGAGYSMSWFKRVMGGADYSELLDGAGDVPPGSGGLLFAPYLAGERTPYADADIRGSFIGLDGSHRREHLARAVMEGITFSLNDTLTIYREAGRDIRSIVSIGGGAKNPDWLQIQADLFGLPVTALENEQGPGLGAAMLAAAGSGWFPDLASCAAAFVRRGRTYEPRPEAAASYRELYPLYRQVYEATRSLSAGLGRFRAGLAQG
- a CDS encoding BaiN/RdsA family NAD(P)/FAD-dependent oxidoreductase; the protein is MASQHRFDVIIIGGGPSGLMAAAAAGREGARVLLLDKGSKLGRKLAISGGGRCNVTNNKEPQELIRYIPGNGKFLHSALSEFGSREIIGFFEALGIRLKEEDRGRMFPVSDKAKTVVDALIASVKSSGVEVRTNEKAAGLLLADGRVRGVRLSDGQELLAAAVVVATGGKSVPHTGSTGDAYPWAEAAGHSVTELYPTEVPLTSAEPFIRDRRLQGLSLRGVVLTVWSAKDKRLTEQEGDMIFTHFGLSGPAALRCSQFVVKERRKSGAPEVRITADLYPDRSADELCAELLSLAAAEPRKAFKNVLSPLMQERVAEFTLERSGLDPTVTYDNLNRSLLQDYAKLLKALPVRVNGTLSIEEAFVTGGGIHLKEIHPKTMGSKLVHGLYFCGEVLDLHGFTGGYNITAAFTTGRHAGRSAALQALEERAGSLGSR
- a CDS encoding alpha/beta hydrolase — translated: MRELALTAKDGTRLQGWTLEPRNEGDGRQPGGPAEDRGREGEASQPGGPAEDRGREKEASQPGGPAKDRGREEEASQPGGPAKERGRQGEASQPDGMARRQGPQGEAPQKSAQAEGQFRHQEPSRPDGHERARSRPEAASPLRAKPRAAVCLVHGMGEHSGRYAELAQALAAEGIAVLAYDQRGHGRSPGPRGHADSMETLTADAERAVREAVRLWPESPIILYGHSMGGAVALAAALGRELPIAGLILTSPWLRLASPPSSLARAAAAWIGRIRPAFALPSGIKQRDLFRPGAHAVAGGALDPLCHTRITVSTYLAVTSSAAQSLASAGSLAVPTLLLHGTEDRVTSLQASEELAAALGPLCSFRRWERGFHELHHDERREEVIETVRMWIYANS
- a CDS encoding two-component system sensor histidine kinase NtrB yields the protein MGEKLILQAFISLLPVFLYQLWMYRLNQGRSSIPFFCAAYGVSLAACFLLTETTRFGFDLNLRYIPFLMGSLYGGVPGLATMSAIYAVLRLPQLDDGWETFGFVMFLAAAIPVLLLTIRPFQLARLKEKFKILFVLLTLGGAYHALLYVLYLREFEPERLVTATGTIALITIISYAAAALTLYTIQQVNQHHQLQHQLRRMSSNYMNEVHKLQQFIDQMAMGTMGTVLVDADGRISHLNDAAIRLSGHSLKGRSKLEFSGMPYERFFRSQEQLKRQFDQAIRGSMSPPAILAEGERSYLTTAFPIRNLQAGIVTGAAMVVQDVTELSQLKDELGRMERLSLVGQMAASITHEIRNPMAVIRGFVQLMRERSPDSQQEYFRIVIDELDRANAIINDFLSLAQNRVIAKEQGSLHDIVHELLPLLWADANLRGQSIELSLADQIPPLELSSKEIKQLILNLARNGMEAMGDKGVLRIATRMIGSAVELSVEDDGDGIPSDKLVRLFEPFYTTKARGTGLGLPLCLSIAERHNGRIDVDSEPGRGTVFKVVFERPEQEELRLREPDAG
- a CDS encoding DUF3905 domain-containing protein; translated protein: MAGDPRLDPFEIEFLPRFRSGRGPRAPFVNRHGVTIGDHEYASPDSPLEQWSEETDPAVMAGDEWVHPYKDIGFLTAQNRALFEQGDEPDPGPLRHPEHSAESGVEPPQEP
- a CDS encoding BrxA/BrxB family bacilliredoxin, translating into MSMSFERYMFDMVQPMRDELTRLGIQELRTPEEVEEKLPTAKGTALVVVNSVCGCAAGQCRPGVADALAHDITPDHLYTVFAGQDKEATAKAREYFAPYPPSSPSIALMKDGELVHFIERHQIENRSAADISAELTGAFDRYCR